In the genome of Candidatus Omnitrophota bacterium, one region contains:
- the coaE gene encoding dephospho-CoA kinase (Dephospho-CoA kinase (CoaE) performs the final step in coenzyme A biosynthesis.) produces MRSSLPPTCFISLLRNRSRHLLTILPQNKSIRRLKIGITGKFASGKSEVLKIFAESGFFVCSADEIAHMLLERGNPVSGEVLNIFGSGILDTGGSVSRKKLGELVFNSESAMRKLENIMHPSIKSEMKKILDAHPLCAAENALLFKMGMRGWFDKIVLVGCSDPQRENNIAERGISPALAKNISFFQEDGFYPDADADFIIENSAGLAALRKKTKNLINSLLKE; encoded by the coding sequence ATTCGCTCATCTTTACCGCCTACATGCTTTATCTCGCTCTTGAGAAACCGTTCCAGGCATTTGTTAACAATCTTGCCACAAAATAAATCCATCCGGCGGCTTAAAATAGGCATAACGGGAAAATTCGCCTCGGGAAAAAGCGAGGTGTTAAAGATATTTGCAGAATCCGGTTTTTTCGTCTGTTCCGCCGATGAAATAGCGCACATGCTTTTAGAACGGGGAAATCCTGTTTCGGGCGAAGTTTTGAATATCTTCGGCTCCGGCATTCTGGACACCGGGGGCTCCGTCAGCAGGAAAAAACTCGGCGAGCTGGTTTTTAATTCCGAATCCGCTATGAGAAAGCTTGAAAACATAATGCATCCGTCCATCAAAAGCGAAATGAAAAAAATCCTTGACGCTCATCCTCTCTGCGCCGCTGAAAACGCTCTCCTTTTCAAAATGGGGATGAGAGGCTGGTTTGACAAAATAGTTCTCGTGGGGTGTTCTGATCCGCAGCGCGAAAACAATATAGCGGAAAGGGGTATTTCCCCGGCCCTCGCGAAAAATATTTCTTTCTTTCAGGAAGACGGGTTCTATCCCGATGCCGATGCGGATTTTATCATAGAAAACAGCGCCGGCCTTGCGGCTCTGCGGAAAAAAACAAAAAATCTGATAAATTCGCTTTTGAAGGAGTAA
- the ftsZ gene encoding cell division protein FtsZ: MIRMDNEDNLRARIKVIGVGGGGCNAINRMINSNIKGVDFIAANTDALALKQSLATYRIQLGENSTKGLGAGGNPEIGRTAAEESRDVIRQALEGADMVFVTAGMGGGTGTGAAPVFSAMAKEMGILTVALATKPFSFEGSVRMKQADAGFKNLEGTADTILIIPNQKLFTVIDKRTLIEEAFNTVDDVLRQGVQAITDIITSQSVIQVDFADVKAIMKDAGKALMGIGEGKGEKRTQDAINRAMDSPLLENISIEGARGLLVNITGNPQNLTMFEVAEAMEIVKKEVSKECHVYFGQTYDSSMEDDVKVTLVATNFEEKSARDDTKPDYFDAQFSAPEEPDAVDVPPAMRKKTY, from the coding sequence ATGATAAGAATGGATAATGAGGATAATTTAAGGGCCAGGATAAAAGTTATAGGCGTGGGCGGCGGCGGCTGCAACGCCATTAACAGGATGATCAATTCCAACATAAAGGGCGTTGACTTTATAGCGGCCAACACTGACGCGCTCGCTTTGAAGCAGTCCCTGGCCACATACAGGATACAGCTCGGCGAGAACAGCACAAAAGGCCTCGGAGCCGGCGGAAATCCAGAAATCGGCCGCACGGCCGCGGAAGAATCCAGGGACGTTATAAGGCAGGCCCTGGAAGGCGCCGATATGGTCTTTGTCACCGCCGGCATGGGCGGCGGCACGGGGACGGGCGCGGCTCCGGTTTTTTCAGCCATGGCCAAGGAGATGGGGATACTGACGGTCGCCCTGGCCACAAAGCCTTTCAGTTTTGAGGGCTCGGTCAGGATGAAACAGGCCGACGCCGGTTTTAAAAATCTTGAGGGCACCGCTGACACGATACTGATAATACCGAACCAGAAACTTTTTACGGTGATAGATAAGCGCACACTCATAGAAGAGGCCTTTAACACCGTTGACGATGTGCTCCGCCAGGGCGTTCAGGCGATAACGGATATAATCACTTCACAGTCTGTTATACAGGTGGACTTCGCGGATGTGAAAGCCATAATGAAAGACGCCGGCAAAGCGCTCATGGGTATAGGCGAGGGAAAGGGCGAGAAGAGGACTCAGGACGCCATAAACCGCGCCATGGACAGCCCACTGCTGGAGAATATCTCCATAGAGGGCGCGCGGGGGCTTCTGGTGAATATAACCGGCAATCCGCAGAATCTGACGATGTTCGAGGTGGCGGAGGCGATGGAGATCGTGAAGAAGGAGGTATCAAAGGAGTGCCATGTGTACTTCGGACAGACTTATGATTCTTCCATGGAGGACGATGTCAAGGTGACGCTCGTGGCGACGAATTTTGAGGAAAAATCCGCGCGGGACGACACGAAGCCGGATTATTTTGATGCGCAGTTTTCTGCTCCGGAAGAACCCGACGCTGTTGATGTGCCGCCGGCCATGCGGAAAAAAACTTACTGA
- a CDS encoding zinc ribbon domain-containing protein, giving the protein MKCLKCGKENKKSAVYCKFCGENLQTAEQPLTVAFMLKSLFVIYSLIFTAYMLYLALEKPFQAFVNNLATK; this is encoded by the coding sequence ATGAAATGTTTAAAATGCGGCAAAGAAAATAAAAAGAGCGCGGTTTACTGCAAATTCTGCGGAGAGAATCTTCAGACAGCGGAACAGCCTTTGACGGTGGCTTTCATGCTGAAATCGCTTTTTGTGATATATTCGCTCATCTTTACCGCCTACATGCTTTATCTCGCTCTTGAGAAACCGTTCCAGGCATTTGTTAACAATCTTGCCACAAAATAA